The nucleotide window CCCCTTGTCTTTGTCGTGGACGAGCACGGCGCCGTGGTGGGGATGGTCACCCACGAGGATATAGCGGAGGAGGTCGTCGGCGAGATACAGACGCGGGACCAGTCGGAGGAGGAGCTCATCACGGAACTCGGCAGGGGGAAGTTCCTGCTGAGCGGGAAGATGGACATCGAGTATTTCATGCGGAGCTTCAATATCCATATCGACAAGAGGGGTTTCGAGACCCTGGCCGGCTTCGTCGAGTACCGCCTGGGCAGGATCCCGAAGAAGGGCGACCGCCTGGATCACGACAGGTACACCTTCATCATCGACGACGCGACGGAGCGCTCCGTCGAGAAGATCGTCGTGCAGTCGCTCAAGCAGAAAAAGAAAGAGGTCAGCGAACAACCATAGGGCCCATGTCCTCCCTGCCGCCCATGACATGGACGTGGAGGTGCCAGATGACCTGGCCGCCGGCCGTGCCATTGTTGATGATCACACGGTAGCCCTTCTCGTCGATACCCTTCAGCCGCGCCACTTCCTTCACGGCGAGAAAAAGATCCCCCATGATGGCGGCGTTCCCCTGGTTCAGCTCCTCGATCCGCTCGACATGCTGCTTGTGGATGACCAGGATGTGCACCGGCGCCTGTGGGTTGATGTCCTCGAAGGCGTAGACCCTGTCGTTCTCGAAGACTTTCTTTGACGGCGTGGCGCCGCTGATTATATTGCAGAAAAGACAGCCCATGTTTTTCTCCTTTTTTTGCGTTGTGTCCGCGCCGACCACGCCGACGCGTAGTCGCAATGTGAAGGGAAGAATTTGTAAAAGTCAAGGAGAAATCCCGTGAAGGCGGGGATGCGTATCCTCGCCTTCACGGGATGGCCAATTATTCATTATTCAATTCGTCAACCGCGGCGAGGATGTCGCTGTTTTCGGGAATGTCTGACATTGAATTTCCGTAATGCTTGTAGCGGATCATCCCCTTTTTATCGATAATTAGCTGGGCGGGCATCCGGCCGAGCTTGAGGATCTTTACCTGCTGTCCGTACAGCTTTGATACGCTGTGGTCCGGGTCCGCCAGGCCCGTGAAGGGCATGTCGTGCTCCTCCCACCATTCCGCGAAGGCCCGGGCGCTTTCCGGGCCGATGGCGATGACCTCGGCGCCCCTCTTGACGAACTCATCGTGTTCCCGGCGCAACTGCGCCATGTGCCTGCGGCAATAGGGTCAGGCAAAACCCCGGTTGAACACGAGGACGACGACCTTTCCCTTGTAGTCGGAAAGTCTCCTCATGACGCCATGGCTGTCCGCCAGCTCGAAATCCGGCGACGGTTGCGGCTCGAATCGCTCCATATCGCTCATAGACGCGTCCTCCCATGGAATGGATGATCTGATCGGATCCTGTTTCGTAAAGCTATCAATAGTGTACAACCGCTCCGCTGACAAGTCAAGCAGTAATGATGCCGGAGCAGAAGATTGACGGGCCGCCACCTTGCTTTACTTGTAAGACGCTTCAGA belongs to Spirochaetota bacterium and includes:
- a CDS encoding histidine triad nucleotide-binding protein, with product MGCLFCNIISGATPSKKVFENDRVYAFEDINPQAPVHILVIHKQHVERIEELNQGNAAIMGDLFLAVKEVARLKGIDEKGYRVIINNGTAGGQVIWHLHVHVMGGREDMGPMVVR
- a CDS encoding redoxin domain-containing protein — its product is MERFEPQPSPDFELADSHGVMRRLSDYKGKVVVLVFNRGFAUPYCRRHMAQLRREHDEFVKRGAEVIAIGPESARAFAEWWEEHDMPFTGLADPDHSVSKLYGQQVKILKLGRMPAQLIIDKKGMIRYKHYGNSMSDIPENSDILAAVDELNNE